GCTCGGGGAAAATCTGGCCTCTGCATCAAGCATGGTGGTGGCAAAAGGTGTCAAATGGTAAACTGCACCAAAAGTGCAGAAGGTCGTTCTGGCCTCTGCATCTCCCATGGTGGGCGGTGCCAGTATCCATACTGTACAAAGGGTGCTCAGGGAAGCACAGAGTTCTGCAAGGTGCATGGTGGAGGAAAGCCCTGCACATCGTTGGGATGCACCGAAGCGGCTGAAGGTAGCACTGTATTTTGCAAAGGCCATGGCGGAGGCAAGCGCTGCGCTTTTCAGGATGGTGGCGTGTGCACAAAGAGCGTGCATGGTGGGACTCAATTCTGTGTTGCACATGGTGGTGGCAAGAGGTGTGCTGCAGAGGGCTGCACCAAGAGCGCCAGAGGGCGCACAGATTACTGTGTGCGCCATGGAGGTGGCAAGAGATGCCAGTTTGAGGGATGCGGCAAGGGCGCACAGGGAAGCACCGATTTCTGCAATGCTCACGGAGGTGGTAAACGCAATCGCTGCATTACCGTTAATTTTAGTGCTGGAGCACAGCAAGCCGACAGACCTACTCGGAGCAAGATAGTCTGTCCAGCTGAGAGCACGTCAATAACGTCATCAACCACGAACATTAGTGATTCTGATGACGGTACATCAGGGTCAGCaacaggggcggatccaacggtgcTCATACCGGAGCAGTGGAACCTTTCTAAAGCCCACATGAATTTTTATGCAAAGTTCTATGGTATAggaggggctgagacttaagatcgagcagcagtccagacacttaagatcgagcagtagTCAGCAATCAGTCTGTTTGCAACAGTCAAACCAAATGAGATGAAAATTGCAGAAAATAAGGGGGATCCACCATGCGCGAAGAGCAGCAATGACAAATCTGGAATCTTCCCTGTCTTCGTTCGGCGGTCTAGGACCAAGGTTCGAGAAGACGGTGTTCTTTCCCCGGTATCAGAGGGCAGGGTTCATGGTGCTTCTACTTTGGCATGGAGTCATGGACCAAGGGATAGCGAGCAACCAGATAATCATAGTAAATAAATAATTTGATTTATTTGCCAAAACACTATACTTGTAATAATTATATGTTGTGTGAGACAAGTATTAGCGTGGTTATTTGATTACTCTAATTTATTTTGAGATGGACGGTTGTCTTTAAGGCCCATCTTACATAAAGCATACACTTTACTTGCTCTTGAATAACATACGATGCATGCTGTAAAGCATATGAACTCTAACTAGAAGAAAAATGAGGAGGGATCCTAATCTTAATGGGTCAATTCCCCACATGCCACCGAATGTTGCAAAAATTGTCTCTACGCGACTAGGCCACTAGAAGACTTCTGGTGCTATATACATACCATCATAAGcattatgtttttttttgttcTAACATACCACTGTTGTCACAGCCGTCCGTTACCCCACTTAGAGGtgtcagttttttttaaaaaaaaaatagtcGTTTTGCCCTTAAACAAGAGTAGACCCAAACACACCGGTTTTTCAATTTTTTCCCTATACACTAGGATTATGCATGTGCATTGCAACATAAACAAAATAATAACataataatttaaatctaaaCGTGTGTTGTACTATTATAAAAAACAATTATTTGATCATGATATTCACAACATTCTGTTTGTAGTCAATTATTGATATTCCATGAGTTTTCGCAAAGCATGAGCAATTATAATATAATTCAAGATGTGAATCAAAACAATCTAGTTGTGCGGGAACTGAAATTTCATAGAATTTCCATCATAAGACAACAAGATGTTTCCATTTGTAGTTCATATCCTAGTGAACCGTCACAATAAGAAGATGCCGGTCATATAAAAACATTCACCCTATGAAGCCAAAGGTGATTACTTGCACTTAAACATCCAATCCAAGGAGTTAGTAAAACTACAAAAGTGCCCAAGGTTTCTTGTATAAAAAATCTAGAACTAATGAGATGTTTTCTTCTTTATTTTGCTCCAAATAACCCTTGCCATGGACAACTTGCTTCTATTTCCTCTGTTGATTAAATTCTTTTTGAAAGCAACTGTTGATACAATTATAAATAGTTAGTATGAAGAGCAATTGAGATGTAAAGAGTTTAGTACAACATTAAATAGATGAAATCCTTGGTTCCAGCACTACTACAACCGGCAATCACTACCGGACTATCATTGCCGGTTGCATTAGAAGCGATAGTGATAAGCTTATTACTAATGGTTTGTGGCTTCAACCAACACCGACAACACAAACGGTAGTGATAGAtggactatcactgtcggttcatagtttcaaccggcagtgatagtacAATGTCTACCACTGTTGGTTAAAGCAAACAGGTGGTGACAGTCCACCTATCATTGCCGGTTGGTAGcctgaaccgatagtgatagctgttttgcaaaaaaaaacataAGTTTTTCATATGAGATTGGATTcataacttataatttaaaattagTACAGGAGCATTTCGGTCCATAAGTTGTAACTTGAGCACTATAAATAGCGCTCCCCAAAAataaagaaggcaaaacattatTGTTGATAGTGATCCATCTCCTCTCTCTATCTCTGCTCCCCGTTCGATTCTTCTTTGGTTTGACAACAACCGTCCAAGACTTCAATCAAGGACAATGTTGTCCTTGACCGAAGTCTCAGACGGTGTGTCGTCGAACATGTAGCGAAGTAATTAAGGTGTGAAGGTGATAGTAGAGTGGGTGAGGTAAATAGTAATGCTCTGCCTTCTTTATTCATAAGAGGCGCTATTTATAGTGCACATATTACAACTTCTGGACCAAAGTGACCCCTTACCAACCCTAGATTTCAAGCATATTCCTTTCTACGTATGGGCACTTTGGTCCTTTCCCTATTTGTACATGAGTCAAAATCAGGGTTGACCTCCTTGATGCATGCCCCTTCGCTTTCCGAGATggctttgaaaggatcaagatgcccaagaggggggggggtgaattgggctaattctaaaattctttgcaataattaaaccctacacttagcccacttcaccccttgtgcctagaatgtgtttctaacgttctaccgcacaaaagttttgcaacctaagttccaatcctactctagcatggcagttctaggaatgtaaagacaagaattgaattgctcaaatgtaaatgcttaaagtaaagataggagaaggaacgcggtgatgttttgccaaggtatcggagagtcgccactccccactagtcctcgttggagcacccgcgcaagggtgtagctcccccttgatccacgcaaggatcaagtgctctctacgggttgattcttcgacacttcgtcgcggtgaatcacccacaaccgctcacaacttgagttgagtcatccacaagctccaccggatgatcactaaactcccaatcaccaccaagccgtctaggtgatggcgatcaccaagagtaacaagcaagaactctcacttgaccacaacaagcctaatgagaagggtggatgcacacttgctactctccttttactaatgaggccttattcttggattctcaaatctcaatcacctcactaggctcttgctctccttggtactctcaagggtgtttctcagttgttgaaatgggcaagagtaatcccttgaatgaatagaggaagtatttatgccccctcattcaaaacgaaccgttatggaGTTGAAATGgcattctgcggggtgaccggacgctccggttaaggtgatcggacgctccggtacAGTTATCCCCGCCAAggagccattaagttgtgaccggactctgacctatgtccggtcaacactgacccgACATGTTCGGTCACAAAAACacccctctggaaccttactgatgttgaccggacgctggcacccagcgtccggtcactacgctgttcagcgtccgatcagtaaccagaacctgaccagcgtccggtcagtactaaccggacgcgttcgatcaagattctccctctctggaacctctctggagttgaccggactctggcacccagcgtccagtcactttacactcagcgttcggtcagaaccagacggctctagttgatcaaatgaactgaccggactctactgccagcgttcggtcacaccgagaccagcgtccggtcaacatttgaccctccattcacttccaactcgaaatcatatgtgaataaagtttgctccaattgatcttggggctacttaggagctacctagtgctagatttgacaagtgtacaccacacctaacccactagactcacctaggtcaagctactagtccatacccctcttaatagtacggccaaagaaaaaacaaagtcctaaactactctaagtgtctcttcaacaccaaacgacacttagaactagtccatccttaaccttgtcgtccatcttttgaaaaccaaaatgattttcatcgtaggggcatgacaaccatgattgcccaatcaattgccattaccataacctaactttaATTGccactgcaaaacacacgttagtcacagtaatctcgtattgtgattaatcaccgaaacccaattaggggcctagatgctttcaatctctccctttttggtgattgatgacaatacaacctcgagtatgtgaaagagatgaggttttcaacatgcttggttcatataagcttttgacaattaagagcaaaggagttagacaagcttatatgacccaagccaatatggtgtactcaatagatatgaaataagcatgagtacaagaaataaagctcatttggaTCGGAGTAAAACGAGGaagcaaggcaaatgagcataaccaaatgaccaagtgacatgatatatataaattaaagtagagagcacacatgtcacataagtatcacaatcacacgtatgtagttcaatgcatgaaaataAACGTGAATgcaaatgtatcacacataaagatCCAAAGGACATAAatcataagctccccctagatataacgctccccctagatctaacatactcggtccctctccccctttggcatcaagcaccaaaacctaagggtcgttCGGTGGGGCAGGAGCAGATGAGTCAAGTGCTGAGGCGCGGTGAGTGATCTGAAACTATGTAGCATCATCCTTGGACCCTAAGATCTGAGCGGTCTGACCCTCTGTCGCTGGAAGTGAAGCTAAAGTGGTCTGGGTCTACTCTGGAACTAGCACGGCCTATGACTCTACAGGTATCACTGTAGCAGccagctctgatgatgcaacagatgatggGCGCATCTTTGTAGTCCTAGTAACTGGATCAATGGTGGTAGGTACAGGTACTTGTAGCTCTGGCGGTGTAggttgccctgtcaactcactgaaagtagcaccgaggctcctagaaactggggtGAGCACTGAGGAGCTCTGAGGCAGAGTGAAACCCATAGTAATGGGAGTGAAGTGAGGACCCTGGGCTATCactggtgaggcaaaccactgggacacttgctctgtaggtgaagcaaactgtgtagccggctatccctaactctaaagcccactgggctatactgctggagtaactgaagtggtggcaggctgaccaatctGAGGTGTAaactgtggcggtggagccccaatagcagtaacaacatgctgcatgaaaccaagTAACTAATGCTAGatcaggagctgctgctgctgcatggcctactgctgctgctgtatggcgTGCTGCTatctctagaactcgtcctgtctAGCCTGAACTTGTGCTAGAGAAGCTGCGGTCTCctaggcctggcgagcctgatcctgcctcatccgctcaagaatagcaagaagAACGGGGTCTATCTGTGGTGGCTAtgatggagctgagctagagccaccgGCCTCACTGTCATgacgtcgaggaggcatctgaggaatggccTGATAATCATCATCTAAACTGTCACTAGGGTCACTCTTGACCATactctcctgctgagcatctagctgctcctcctctgtcgcTGCAACACCcctgataatctcatcctactgggctgtagtctctggcacctctgggcgaCGGCGCGGCTGACTAGGTGTCCTCGCTCTGCTATGACGGAGCATGTgggtgtcggtgcgggacccacgggataccccgcaaggaaggaagaagacctagtctaattaggattcttctcctgtaatcttagtagcagtattactctgtaatcctactaggaactctcattgtaaaccgattaAGACTTTGacctcttgactatataaaggagggcagggctccttagatcgggagttcaagacaacaattgtacaatacAACACTTCATagtcaatccaacgcaaaggctaacaccgactggaggtagggctattactcgatccacgatcgagggcctgaaccaggataaatcgactatctcttgcgttaaccatcgagttctgcatacgctgaagcctgaacatactgccccgggtacccccgtggtaggctatcggtggtcaaacatcgacagctggcacgccaggtaggggcttttggcgactttgcatccgagagctcgatggacctcgacaacatgatcttctcgaagggatcgaccttcatctttggttcatggatctgcgaggtaggcgacaatggcaagctccaaggccatctcctcaaagattcagatcatcatcaagacTATCCTATTTCGACGACAATGAtagatcagcttgccggaagattcgcaTAGCTCGTAATGTCCAATCCGACTCAGTTTTcatgacttcacgcatccgattcaaactcaagttccactTCCGAAACGAAGTCTTATGcgagttcttttggaaaaccgagttcttttctgacaaagctccggaacatgacgtcaacctatcaagagtACTACTCGGAGAACACccagagtacttcaaagaagtcaggTCCTTTCCCGTTTGGACTACACAAcgtggcaacatcttatcagacatggcatgaaggatccacttatcccatgcttagaatgccgctgaggggagcccaggaaggtctcattttaaccatcacatctcaagactgcatcattcactggccaggtacCGTTCTTGAGGATGacagcacccaactagtcgatgatacgacaacagcaattctaccctaccaagaaggagattccatctatgactttgaaacctctactgaagttatcaacagctctggcagtatggaaatcaacgacgatgacagaacaactcacgctagagaagtattcatgattcgtcttcctcgatcaccattgatccccccagaagcacccgacgtaaggtcttcagatgaatccgagtccaacatatcaccatttatccaggggcatgatggtgagattGAGAAtcagaggcaagcgagagaaagaaagaacaaattgaaacaaggacatcaACGCCGTGCGAAATAGCGAaaagacacttggatcaaatatgaatcagacctagccgagtacaatagaagaaaatcataaCAAGAGatcaaagaaggacgagcagtgaatacaccctacgataagatccaagaagcactagaagaactcagggcgacctcatatcccaatgaaaaacaagaacagctccgagaTTTTCTCCGATCAATAGTCTTTAGGACAAATGacagaagggcaacatctcatgaacaggaagatcaaaatcaaaggaagtctgctttcgaaagacttggaccaagtggaagtcacaacggagagagccgaagaaatcacagtcaaaataaccaagtcgagcaaccaagaaaggccagaagtagAGCACCTACCCGGACAGCcacacagaactactctcaccaagacgatagttggcaagaagggggcgcagaatcagaatatacagaagccagaacgcatgatagattcccctgttttgcaaacagccttgcttcaatacgactacctcacaagttcaaaccgtccaaccactccaagtacgatggcaagatcgaaccaaagcaatggcttaggatttactcacaatcgattgaattagccgggggagacgatgacatcaaaaccttattctttcccatggccctagaaaccatgccgcttcaatggtttgacaaattgaatccaggatcaatcagaaattgggaagacttgcaaagagctttctgtgaaaatttcgtgggaattattacacatccaatcacccacgcagaattaaaaggactcaagcag
This sequence is a window from Miscanthus floridulus cultivar M001 chromosome 10, ASM1932011v1, whole genome shotgun sequence. Protein-coding genes within it:
- the LOC136488133 gene encoding uncharacterized protein yields the protein MGAERRGVHGKADGVAAADSYAAAVQSPAWMGEEDDGADKVGPPVGDSRRERGKAARHGQLGCCAQLGPACCGEREAGRAGRRSWPARGSGGKSATNPQQRDSKIERCQADGCDKGAEGNTIFCKAHGGGKRCEHLGCTKSAEGRTDFCIAHGGGRRCSHEGCGRAARGKSGLCIKHGGGKRCEMVNCTKSAEGRSGLCISHGGGKRCEHLGCTKSAEGRTDFCIAHGGGRRCSHEGCGRAARGKSGLCIKHGGGKRCQMVNCTKSAEGRSGLCISHGGRCQYPYCTKGAQGSTEFCKVHGGGKPCTSLGCTEAAEGSTVFCKGHGGGKRCAFQDGGVCTKSVHGGTQFCVAHGGGKRCAAEGCTKSARGRTDYCVRHGGGKRCQFEGCGKGAQGSTDFCNAHGGGKRNRCITVNFSAGAQQADRPTRSKIVCPAESTSITSSTTNISDSDDGTSGSATGADPTVLIPEQWNLSKAHMNFYAKFYGIGGAET